The nucleotide sequence TTCATTTTTTATCCTCCGCGCCGTAGGCGTCAACCTAACATGGTTTTAAACCGCAACGCAGCCTGTCTGCGTTGTCGGCTTTGAAAACAGTGTTATGTGATTAAGATTCATCGCTTTGTTTTACTAGATTTGCAATCCCTAACCCTATAGTAATAACGGCAACAGCTCCTTTACCTATATTTACCAATCTCTTCTTTCTCTTTTCTTTCTTAGCTATTTTTTCTGCTTCCATTCTACTTTTGCATAGAAGACAAAAATCTTCATTATCATCGATTGTTTTTTTTACATTTCCATGAAATTTACCTAAACAATACTTCATTTTTTATTTCCTTCCATACAAGAATTTTTTTGATTCATTATATTGCAAAAGTAAAGTATTTGCTTGCGGAATCATTTTTTCTTCCCAAATATTAAAATTCAATTTAAGAAATGAAAAATCTGATAAGCCATTTAGTAATTTTAGATTGTTAATATCTAATATTTTTAATAGCTTACCGGAATAAGCATTTATTATTTCATAATATTTATTTTCATCATCTTTTTGCAAGTAACATTCGATTAGAAATACATCTTGTAGTGAATTTATTGCTTCTAAGATAAATGATATTTTCGTTTGTATTTCAGTATTTTTTTCTTCGTCAATTATATTTTTTGTTTTATATCTGGATAAAGAATCAATTTGACTTTCTATTTCTTTAAATAAATTAGCCTTAGCATCATCAATTTTAAATAACAATTGACTTCTTGAAATTTCTTCACCTTTTTGGAATCTTTCAAAACTCAGTTTTAATGAATCCGCAATCGTAATTCTATTATCATGGATATTTTTTAATATTTCATTTAATTTTGAATTTACTTCAATACGAAATTCTGAAATATTTTTTTGAATCTCGTCTAGTTGCATTTGCATACAAATTTGATTCATTGCTTGGGAGAGTTCTGCAGGATTGACAAGTTGTATAAACTCTTTTAAACGCATTTGATGAACAATATTACCCTTTGAATTGATAATCGTTGAAATAGTCGAACCATCTTTTCCCTTCATAATTCTTAAAGTTCCATTTTTCAAGCCTTCCTTAAACTTTTCTGGAATTATCGCTGTAAAACCTTTTTCATATTTTAAAGCATGGGAAATTATTGGGATCTGATTTAATATATACAAAAATCGATTATTTTCAATCTTGAAGCTATTATTAAGCGCTTGGCAGATTTTGGATATTTTTGTTATACATTTCTTTTCATTATTTTCATTTATAATTTGTGGAATTCTATCAAGTTTAATAATTTCATTTTCCATTTTTTTCTCCTTCAGAAGCGCCCCTGTGCGGGCGTCCACATAACGTGCAGTTAAGCTGCAAAACGTACCGGCGTCTAGCCGGCCGCTCTTCAGAGCGGGTTTTGTCAGTCTTGAACTGCGTGTTAGACACTTTTATTTTATTTATATAACTTAATATTAACAATTACGCTTTTAATTTTACACTATTTTGCTTTTTATTACAATATTTAATAAATAAAAAACTTAAAATTTTACTATAAAGCTTTATTATTTGCATATCCAACTTTCATATTACTTAATGCATATATTAAAAACTATTAATTTAACTATAATTCTATATTATTTACAAAACTAATCTTTTATAAATAATATTATCTTAAAATTATAAGCTTACTCTTAACAATAAGACTTTATTTTTTAACCTAGACAGCTTTTTAATTACTAAATCATTAAAATCAAAACTAAAACTTTATTTTCTTTAACAAGTTAATTATTATAATCACCATGACCGTCCGCAGGACTTTTATTTTGTTGATTTCCTTAGCTAGTTTAAAATACTTAGATAAAACTTTAGTTTTCCTTAACAAGTTAATTATTATAATTACCATGACCGTCCGAAGGACTTTTAACTCGTTGACTTCCTTAACAAGTTTTAAAATCCAAAGATTAAAGTTTTATTTTACTTAACAAGTAGATATTATAATAAAATATAACTTTATTCAAAGAATCTAAGCTATTACTTTGAGTTTTACGCTTTAATTTACAAAAAAATACCCTATTTTTTCAAAGTTACAGTTTATCGTGCCGTAAGGCATCGGTCTAACATCTGCTTAACCTGCATTGCCGTAAAGGCAATGTCAGGTTGAAGCGGGTGTTAGATTTATTATTCGACGACACTCCGAGTTTTGTCCCAGTATAATTATATAAAGTATAAAATACAATACGCATTATTTCACTTTATATGTATCTTACACGGATTCGACATCTTGAACATATTGTATTCATACCCACCGCTTGATATTGTTTCGGCTGCTGTACCTATTGAAGTTCGACATCTTGACGCATATTATATCCATACCCGCCGTATAAATTCTCGTATTCTTTGTATAAATATTCATATTCTTTTCTAAATTTTTCCAAACTTAAATTTAAATCAAATAGATGAATAGTCTTTTTATATAAATCATATAATCTAAAAATTTCATCACTTTGTGACAACTCCTTTTGGTACTTATTAACATATCGGTAATATCTTTGACTAATAATTGAAAAATTTTTCCTTTGAACAAGATATGAACAATAATTCGGTGTATCTACTTCCAGCATCTTTCTCATACTTGAAGTATGTGTGTAGTTGATATTTCCATGTATATAGTAATCGGAAGCAATTAAGTTTAAATTTGTAATAGATTGAATCATTGTACTTATCAAAAAATCATAAGTTCTATTTTTTTTATCACTTTTATCATTCATTATCAGCAAAAATATTATTGCAAATAAAATGAAAAAAACTCCATAAATAATATTGGAAGAGGCAAATATTTTTT is from Treponema denticola and encodes:
- a CDS encoding zinc ribbon domain-containing protein, coding for MICRKCSTPLNESDIFCPKCGKRQKKINFNLNKKIFASSNIIYGVFFILFAIIFLLIMNDKSDKKNRTYDFLISTMIQSITNLNLIASDYYIHGNINYTHTSSMRKMLEVDTPNYCSYLVQRKNFSIISQRYYRYVNKYQKELSQSDEIFRLYDLYKKTIHLFDLNLSLEKFRKEYEYLYKEYENLYGGYGYNMRQDVELQ